In one Gemmatimonadota bacterium genomic region, the following are encoded:
- a CDS encoding DUF3341 domain-containing protein translates to LFTLVGGLTGAATGFALPIFTSLDWPLITGGKPIISLPPFVIIAFELTILFGALSTVLGLLINARLPRARPRVIYDPAFSVGRFGILVLVPAGREREAAALLRESGAAEVRERPEEVRVGTL, encoded by the coding sequence CTGTTCACGCTGGTGGGTGGACTGACGGGCGCGGCCACGGGGTTCGCGCTGCCCATCTTCACGTCGCTGGACTGGCCGCTCATCACGGGGGGCAAGCCGATCATCTCCTTGCCGCCGTTCGTGATCATTGCCTTCGAGCTGACCATCCTGTTCGGCGCTCTCTCTACCGTGCTCGGGCTGCTCATCAATGCGCGGCTGCCCAGGGCGCGCCCGCGCGTGATCTATGACCCGGCGTTCTCGGTGGGCCGGTTCGGGATCCTGGTGCTGGTGCCAGCGGGCCGCGAGAGGGAAGCCGCGGCGCTGCTGCGCGAGAGCGGGGCTGCTGAGGTGCGGGAGCGGCCGGAGGAGGTGCGGGTTGGGACGCTCTGA
- a CDS encoding c-type cytochrome — protein MPGRCELATRRSAGDDSLRRCVSASLRRAAASWVAVLGVGVAAAGCTQLDNALASIPFLSFLRESPAFDPYEAPRPAPEGALPFETPVGEVLPPLAPADAALAAFGARVANPVARDDAVLARGKVLYERYCSVCHGASGKGNGPIVGPGKFPFAPDLTVPATVGRSDGYLYGIMRVGRGLMPPYGERLSHRERWYVVHYLRALQVAGTGTGAGTGTGRGMGAGMGAGAGAPARPRGMERRGR, from the coding sequence ATGCCGGGCCGCTGCGAACTGGCGACACGGCGATCGGCGGGGGATGATTCCCTGCGTCGCTGCGTCTCCGCGTCGCTGCGTCGTGCGGCAGCGAGTTGGGTGGCAGTGCTGGGCGTGGGCGTGGCGGCCGCGGGCTGCACGCAACTGGACAACGCCCTGGCCTCGATTCCGTTCCTGTCGTTTCTGCGCGAGTCGCCGGCCTTCGATCCGTATGAGGCGCCACGCCCTGCGCCCGAGGGAGCGTTACCGTTCGAGACGCCGGTGGGCGAGGTGCTGCCGCCACTGGCCCCCGCGGACGCCGCCCTGGCGGCGTTCGGCGCCAGGGTTGCCAACCCGGTGGCACGCGACGATGCGGTGCTGGCGCGGGGTAAGGTGCTGTACGAGCGGTACTGCTCGGTCTGTCATGGAGCGAGTGGGAAGGGGAACGGGCCCATCGTCGGGCCGGGCAAGTTTCCCTTTGCGCCGGATCTGACGGTGCCGGCCACGGTCGGCCGGTCGGATGGTTATCTCTACGGCATCATGCGGGTGGGGCGGGGTCTCATGCCCCCGTACGGGGAGCGGCTGTCCCATCGCGAGCGATGGTACGTGGTGCATTACCTGAGGGCGTTGCAAGTCGCGGGTACGGGCACGGGTGCGGGCACGGGTACGGGTAGGGGAATGGGAGCGGGAATGGGAGCGGGAGCGGGTGCGCCGGCGCGTCCACGCGGGATGGAGCGGAGAGGCAGGTAG